A window of Streptomyces gilvosporeus contains these coding sequences:
- a CDS encoding gamma-glutamyl-gamma-aminobutyrate hydrolase family protein — MSQPLIGISTYQQEARWGVWTLPAALVPAGYPRLVQRSGGLPALLPPGDPDTAAAVVARLDGVVIAGGADVQPARYGAEPHPRTGPPSLDRDAWELALIEAALAARVPLLGICRGLQLLNVALGGTLVQHLDGHAGPDGVFDHHPVEPVPGTLLARALPEPVTVPTYHHQAVDRLGRGLLASAYAADGTIEAVELPAADGFALAVQWHPEAGDDPRVMDALVAAARGAAPGA; from the coding sequence TTGTCCCAGCCCCTCATCGGCATCAGCACCTACCAGCAAGAGGCCCGGTGGGGGGTCTGGACACTGCCCGCCGCGCTGGTACCGGCCGGATACCCCCGGCTCGTCCAGCGCTCGGGCGGCCTGCCGGCGCTGCTGCCGCCCGGCGATCCGGACACCGCCGCCGCGGTGGTCGCCCGGCTGGACGGGGTGGTGATCGCGGGCGGCGCGGACGTCCAGCCGGCGCGCTACGGGGCCGAGCCGCATCCGCGCACCGGCCCGCCCTCACTGGACCGGGACGCCTGGGAACTGGCCCTGATCGAGGCCGCGTTGGCGGCCCGGGTGCCGCTGCTGGGCATCTGCCGCGGGCTCCAGCTGCTGAACGTGGCGCTGGGCGGCACCCTCGTCCAGCACCTCGACGGCCATGCGGGCCCGGACGGCGTCTTCGACCACCACCCCGTCGAACCGGTCCCCGGCACCCTGCTGGCCCGGGCCCTGCCGGAGCCGGTCACCGTACCGACCTACCACCACCAGGCGGTGGACCGGCTCGGGCGCGGGCTGCTGGCCTCGGCCTATGCGGCGGACGGCACCATCGAGGCGGTGGAACTCCCGGCCGCGGACGGCTTCGCCCTGGCCGTGCAGTGGCACCCGGAGGCCGGGGACGACCCGCGTGTCATGGACGCGCTGGTGGCGGCTGCGCGCGGGGCGGCCCCGGGGGCATGA
- a CDS encoding amino acid permease yields the protein MSAFSNFAVSFTIISVLSGCLTLYGFGMNTGGPAMITWGWPLVGLMTLFVGMAMAEVCSSYPTAGGLYYWAAKLAPSHGPAWSWFTGWFNFLGQVAVTAGVDFGAASFMNALLDLQFGFAATPVHTIMLFGIVLLAHGLLNTLGVKLASFLSNVSVWWHVFGVLVIVGALVVVPAKHQSASFVLTHFTNNTGWHSGLYVGLLGLLLAQYTFTGYDASAHMTEETVDAAKAGPRGIVMSILVSLVAGWVLLVGITFAIQNYDGALASKTGVPPAQIFIDALGATGGKLLLLVAIGAQFFCGMSSVTANSRMIYAFSRDGALPGSQLWHRINKRTKTPTNAVWLAAGGAFVLGLPYLWNATAYAAVTSIAVIGLYIAYVLPVILRLLQGDRFQRGPWHLGRWSKPVGVIAVGWTVVISVLFMLPTTSPVTAETFNYTPLAVLLVLGFAGVWWLVSAREWFTGPKVQGTQEELAAIEHELEF from the coding sequence ATGTCGGCGTTCTCGAACTTCGCCGTCTCGTTCACGATCATCTCGGTCCTCTCCGGCTGTCTGACGCTGTACGGCTTCGGCATGAACACCGGCGGGCCCGCCATGATCACCTGGGGCTGGCCGCTGGTCGGCCTCATGACGCTGTTCGTGGGCATGGCCATGGCCGAGGTCTGTTCCAGCTACCCGACGGCGGGTGGCCTGTACTACTGGGCGGCGAAGCTGGCCCCCTCGCACGGCCCGGCGTGGTCCTGGTTCACCGGCTGGTTCAACTTCCTCGGCCAGGTCGCGGTGACCGCGGGCGTCGACTTCGGCGCCGCGTCCTTCATGAACGCGCTGCTGGACCTCCAGTTCGGCTTCGCCGCCACCCCGGTGCACACGATCATGCTGTTCGGCATCGTGCTGCTGGCCCACGGTCTGCTCAACACCCTCGGTGTGAAGCTGGCCTCCTTCCTCAGCAACGTCAGCGTGTGGTGGCACGTCTTCGGCGTGCTGGTCATCGTGGGCGCCCTGGTCGTGGTGCCCGCAAAGCACCAGTCGGCCTCCTTCGTCCTCACCCACTTCACCAACAACACCGGCTGGCACTCCGGTCTCTACGTCGGGCTGCTGGGGCTGCTGCTCGCGCAGTACACCTTCACCGGCTACGACGCCTCGGCGCATATGACCGAGGAGACGGTCGACGCGGCCAAGGCCGGCCCGCGCGGCATCGTGATGTCGATCCTGGTCTCCCTGGTCGCCGGCTGGGTGCTGCTGGTCGGCATCACCTTCGCCATCCAGAACTACGACGGCGCGCTGGCCAGCAAGACCGGTGTGCCCCCGGCGCAGATCTTCATCGACGCGCTGGGCGCCACCGGCGGCAAGCTGCTCCTCCTGGTCGCGATCGGCGCCCAGTTCTTCTGCGGCATGTCGTCGGTCACCGCCAACTCGCGCATGATCTACGCCTTCTCGCGGGACGGGGCACTGCCCGGCTCGCAGCTGTGGCACCGCATCAACAAGCGGACGAAGACCCCGACCAACGCGGTGTGGCTGGCCGCGGGCGGCGCCTTCGTGCTGGGCCTGCCGTACCTGTGGAACGCCACGGCGTACGCGGCCGTCACCTCGATCGCCGTGATCGGGCTCTACATCGCCTACGTCCTGCCGGTCATCCTCCGCCTGCTCCAGGGCGACCGCTTCCAGCGCGGCCCCTGGCACCTCGGCCGCTGGAGCAAGCCCGTCGGCGTCATAGCCGTCGGCTGGACGGTGGTCATCTCCGTCCTCTTCATGCTCCCGACCACCAGCCCGGTCACGGCAGAAACGTTCAACTACACCCCGCTCGCCGTCCTCCTGGTCCTCGGCTTCGCCGGCGTCTGGTGGCTGGTGTCGGCCCGCGAGTGGTTCACCGGCCCGAAGGTCCAGGGCACACAGGAGGAGCTGGCCGCCATCGAGCACGAACTGGAATTCTGA
- a CDS encoding TDT family transporter, whose protein sequence is MTLLTHAPSRATPAAPGTGSGTGPSLRHLGPNWYAVVMGTAIVANAGAALPLHLPGLRGAYDLVWALSALMLTTLLAARTVHWVRHGDHARRQLLDPAVAPFYGCLSMALLAVGAGTLAVGRDVIGPGAALAADTLLWPLGSCIGLTAAAGIPYLMITKHRIEAGSASPVWLLPLVAPMVAAATGPALVAHLPAGPDRTAMLLVCSAMFGMSLLATLAVLPLVVTRLFHHGPLPLALTPTLFLVLGPLGQSTTAVHNLADAAAGTVAAPYAHAMSAVAVLYGVPVLGFALWWLAIAAGMVVRAFRNGMRFAMTWWAFTFPIGTCVTGAAGLARQTGSAGFVWAAVGLFAVLVTAVAVAATHTGRGLLHGRLLAPPAPPAS, encoded by the coding sequence ATGACGCTCCTTACGCACGCACCGTCGCGTGCCACACCCGCCGCGCCCGGCACCGGCAGCGGCACCGGCCCCTCGCTCCGCCACCTCGGCCCCAACTGGTACGCCGTCGTGATGGGCACCGCGATCGTCGCCAACGCCGGGGCCGCCCTGCCGCTGCACCTCCCCGGGCTGCGCGGGGCGTACGACCTCGTCTGGGCGCTGTCGGCACTGATGCTGACGACGCTGCTGGCGGCCCGGACCGTGCACTGGGTCCGGCACGGCGACCACGCCCGTCGCCAGCTGCTGGACCCGGCGGTGGCACCGTTCTACGGGTGCCTGTCGATGGCGCTGCTCGCGGTCGGCGCCGGCACCCTCGCGGTCGGCCGGGACGTCATCGGTCCCGGGGCCGCGCTCGCCGCCGACACCCTGTTGTGGCCGCTGGGCAGCTGCATCGGGCTGACGGCCGCCGCCGGGATCCCGTATCTGATGATCACCAAGCATCGCATCGAGGCCGGCAGCGCCTCGCCGGTGTGGCTGCTGCCGCTGGTCGCGCCCATGGTGGCGGCGGCGACCGGCCCGGCCCTGGTGGCTCATCTGCCGGCCGGACCGGACCGGACGGCAATGCTGCTGGTCTGCTCCGCGATGTTCGGGATGTCGCTGCTGGCGACGCTGGCGGTGCTGCCGCTCGTGGTGACGCGGCTGTTCCACCACGGCCCGCTGCCGCTCGCGCTGACCCCGACGCTGTTCCTCGTCCTCGGCCCGCTCGGCCAGTCCACCACCGCCGTGCACAACCTCGCCGACGCCGCGGCCGGGACCGTCGCCGCCCCCTACGCCCACGCCATGAGCGCCGTCGCCGTCCTGTACGGCGTGCCGGTGCTGGGCTTCGCCCTGTGGTGGCTGGCCATCGCCGCGGGCATGGTGGTGCGGGCGTTCCGCAACGGGATGCGCTTCGCCATGACCTGGTGGGCCTTCACCTTTCCGATCGGGACCTGTGTCACCGGCGCCGCGGGGCTGGCCCGGCAGACCGGGAGCGCCGGGTTCGTCTGGGCGGCGGTGGGACTGTTCGCCGTCCTGGTGACCGCGGTGGCGGTGGCCGCCACGCACACCGGGCGCGGCCTGCTGCACGGCCGGCTGCTCGCGCCCCCGGCGCCGCCCGCGAGCTGA
- a CDS encoding solute carrier family 23 protein, whose translation MTPPPRPAAPAAPTTPGPPAVDERLPVLRLLPLAAQHVLAMIASPLSSVFLIAAGLHLSPGGTASLLSATLVLCGAGALLQSFGVLRTGARLPFMMLPGGAAVALFLETARAHGAATASGSVLLAAALLLAVLPLYGRLVRFFPPLVMGTTVLVIGINMVHVAAPAALAGRGPALVTIAAAALCFLLLRGVWRQLSVLIGMAAGTVTVALTGGAAFHGVPGDAVLALPRPFPYGVPHLDLLAALPLMVFALASLAEATGQTVLTSEAVGRSPDPARDVPRTARADAVASLAAGLLGGTMMVTSAENIGIVQLTGVRSRFVTAGAGLLLIVGGLLAPVTRLLAALPAPVVGGAALVLYAVIAATGIEMLRRTAPADRATTTVIALTLLAGLLPVLAPQLYAPLPGWARTLFGSGVPAAALTAVALSALLGLRSGTRPRRPA comes from the coding sequence ATGACCCCGCCCCCGCGGCCCGCCGCGCCCGCCGCGCCCACCACCCCCGGACCGCCCGCCGTGGACGAACGGCTCCCCGTGCTGCGGCTGCTGCCGCTCGCCGCCCAGCACGTCCTCGCCATGATCGCGTCGCCCCTCTCCTCGGTCTTTCTGATCGCGGCCGGACTGCACCTGTCCCCCGGCGGCACGGCGTCCCTGCTCAGCGCCACCCTGGTGCTGTGCGGGGCGGGCGCGCTGCTCCAGTCCTTCGGCGTGCTGCGGACCGGTGCCCGGCTGCCGTTCATGATGCTGCCGGGCGGTGCGGCGGTGGCCCTCTTCCTGGAGACCGCCCGCGCACACGGCGCGGCCACCGCCTCGGGATCCGTCCTGCTCGCGGCCGCGCTGCTGCTGGCCGTACTGCCGCTGTACGGACGGCTCGTACGGTTCTTCCCGCCGCTGGTGATGGGGACGACGGTGCTGGTCATCGGCATCAACATGGTCCATGTCGCGGCGCCGGCGGCGCTCGCGGGGCGGGGACCGGCGCTGGTCACCATCGCCGCGGCCGCCCTGTGTTTCCTGCTGCTGCGCGGGGTGTGGCGGCAGCTGTCGGTGCTGATCGGCATGGCGGCGGGGACGGTCACGGTCGCGCTCACCGGCGGCGCGGCCTTCCACGGCGTCCCGGGCGACGCGGTGCTGGCGCTGCCGCGGCCGTTCCCGTACGGCGTCCCGCATCTGGATCTGCTCGCGGCGCTGCCCCTGATGGTCTTCGCCCTCGCCTCACTGGCCGAGGCGACCGGCCAGACGGTGCTCACCAGCGAGGCGGTGGGCCGTAGCCCCGACCCGGCGCGCGATGTCCCGCGCACCGCCCGCGCGGACGCCGTCGCCTCGCTGGCCGCCGGACTGCTCGGCGGGACGATGATGGTGACCAGCGCGGAGAACATCGGCATCGTCCAACTCACCGGCGTCCGCAGCCGGTTCGTGACCGCCGGGGCCGGGCTCCTGCTCATCGTCGGCGGACTGCTCGCACCCGTCACCCGGCTGCTGGCCGCCCTGCCCGCCCCGGTGGTCGGCGGCGCGGCCCTGGTGCTCTACGCCGTGATCGCCGCGACGGGCATCGAGATGCTCCGCCGCACCGCACCCGCCGACCGCGCCACCACCACGGTCATCGCCCTCACCCTGCTCGCGGGCCTGCTGCCCGTCCTGGCCCCGCAGTTGTACGCACCCCTGCCGGGCTGGGCCCGCACCCTGTTCGGCAGCGGCGTACCGGCCGCCGCCCTGACGGCCGTCGCACTGTCGGCACTCCTGGGGCTGCGCTCCGGGACCCGCCCTAGGCGGCCCGCGTAA
- a CDS encoding 5'-3' exonuclease has product MLLDTASLYFRAYFGVPESVKSPDGIPVNAVRGLLDFIARLVHDHHPDELVACMDADWRPQWRVDLIPSYKAHRVAEEAPAGSAEPDEEEIPDTLSPQVPVIEDVLDALGIARIGAAGYEADDIIGTLTARARGPVDIVTGDRDLFQLIDDDRGIRILYPVKGVGTLQITDAALLREKYGVDGSGYADLALLRGDPSDGLPGVPGIGEKTAAKLLDAYGDLAGIMAAAENPASKLTPAQRKRLLEARPYIEVAPKVVRVATDAPIPDTDHALPTEPADPEWLESLADRWGLGGSLQRLLATLHG; this is encoded by the coding sequence ATGCTCCTCGATACCGCCTCGCTCTACTTCCGCGCCTATTTCGGGGTACCGGAATCGGTCAAATCCCCGGACGGCATTCCGGTCAACGCGGTACGCGGACTGCTGGACTTCATCGCCCGGCTCGTCCACGACCACCACCCCGACGAACTGGTCGCCTGCATGGACGCCGACTGGCGCCCCCAGTGGCGGGTCGACCTGATTCCCTCGTACAAGGCGCACCGGGTCGCCGAGGAGGCCCCCGCCGGGTCCGCCGAGCCCGATGAGGAGGAGATCCCCGACACCCTCTCCCCGCAGGTCCCGGTCATCGAGGACGTGCTGGACGCGCTCGGCATCGCCCGGATCGGCGCCGCCGGCTACGAGGCCGACGACATCATCGGCACCCTGACCGCGCGGGCGCGGGGCCCGGTGGACATCGTCACCGGCGACCGCGACCTCTTCCAGCTGATCGACGACGACCGCGGCATCCGCATCCTGTATCCGGTCAAGGGGGTCGGCACCCTCCAGATCACCGACGCCGCGCTGCTGCGCGAGAAGTACGGGGTGGACGGCTCCGGCTACGCCGATCTGGCCCTGCTGCGCGGCGACCCCAGCGACGGCCTGCCCGGCGTCCCGGGCATCGGCGAGAAGACCGCCGCCAAACTGCTCGACGCCTACGGCGACCTGGCCGGCATCATGGCCGCCGCCGAGAACCCCGCCTCCAAGCTGACCCCGGCCCAGCGCAAACGCCTGCTGGAGGCGCGTCCGTACATCGAGGTCGCACCCAAGGTCGTACGGGTGGCCACCGATGCGCCGATCCCCGACACCGACCACGCACTGCCCACGGAACCGGCCGACCCGGAGTGGCTGGAATCGCTCGCCGACCGGTGGGGGCTGGGCGGATCTTTGCAGCGATTGCTGGCCACCCTGCATGGATGA
- a CDS encoding helix-turn-helix domain-containing protein: protein MSEAAAETPRVGAGVRRRRRALELTLAELARRTGLSVPFLSQVENDRARPSMRSLQKIADALETTAVALLAAADGPRTVDVVRADSAAVPEDGDRGRVRPLVRGRQQLHALEFTGRHDWQREFRHPHDELMYVIEGFVEAEAEGHRHQLGPGDTFYCSGGITHRWRSLVPESRVLLVGVADDFRP, encoded by the coding sequence ATGAGCGAGGCGGCGGCGGAGACTCCGCGGGTCGGTGCCGGGGTGCGCAGGCGCCGCCGCGCCCTGGAGCTGACCCTGGCCGAACTGGCCCGCCGCACTGGCCTGTCCGTCCCCTTCCTCAGCCAGGTCGAGAACGACCGCGCCCGCCCCAGCATGCGCTCCCTCCAGAAGATCGCCGATGCGCTGGAGACCACCGCGGTGGCGCTGCTGGCCGCCGCGGACGGCCCCCGTACGGTCGACGTCGTCCGCGCCGACTCCGCGGCCGTCCCCGAGGACGGCGACCGGGGCCGGGTTCGCCCCCTGGTCCGCGGCCGGCAGCAGCTGCACGCGCTGGAGTTCACCGGCCGGCACGACTGGCAGCGCGAATTCCGGCACCCGCACGATGAGTTGATGTACGTCATCGAGGGCTTCGTGGAGGCCGAGGCCGAGGGCCACCGTCATCAGCTCGGACCGGGCGACACCTTCTACTGCTCCGGCGGCATCACCCACCGCTGGCGCTCTCTGGTGCCGGAGAGCCGGGTACTGCTGGTCGGCGTGGCGGACGATTTCCGGCCCTAG
- a CDS encoding LysR family transcriptional regulator: protein MSRDRAADTQAADVVPLAHRVPDLGALELLLAVARLGSLGRAARAMGITQPAASSRIRSMERQLGVALVERSPRGSRLTDAGVLVTDWARQVVEAAEAFDAGAQALRGHRDSRLRVAASMTIAEYLLPGWLIALRARRPGTAVSLLAGNSGAAAERLLAGEADLGFVEGLDIPAGLDGTVIGHDRLIVVAAPSHRWTRRRRELTAAELAATPLVLRERGSGTRQVLDAALAGHGGLADPLLELASTTAVKAAVVSEAAAPTVISELAVREELAARRLVEIPVAGLRLVRDLRAVWPAGHRPAGPARDLLGLTRAA, encoded by the coding sequence ATGAGCAGAGACCGGGCCGCCGACACCCAGGCCGCTGATGTCGTCCCGCTCGCGCACCGGGTCCCCGACCTCGGTGCGCTGGAGCTGCTGCTCGCCGTCGCCCGGCTCGGCAGCCTGGGGCGGGCCGCCCGCGCCATGGGCATCACCCAGCCCGCCGCCAGCAGCCGGATCCGCTCGATGGAACGGCAGCTGGGGGTGGCCCTGGTGGAGCGCTCCCCGCGCGGCTCCCGGCTCACGGACGCCGGGGTGCTGGTCACGGACTGGGCGCGGCAGGTGGTGGAGGCGGCCGAGGCGTTCGACGCGGGTGCGCAGGCGCTGCGCGGCCACCGCGACTCCCGGTTGCGGGTCGCCGCCAGCATGACGATCGCCGAGTATCTGCTGCCGGGCTGGCTGATCGCCCTGCGCGCCCGGCGCCCGGGAACCGCCGTCTCGCTGCTCGCAGGCAACTCGGGCGCGGCCGCCGAACGGCTGCTGGCGGGCGAGGCGGACCTCGGCTTCGTCGAGGGGCTGGACATCCCTGCCGGGCTGGACGGCACCGTCATCGGCCACGACCGGCTGATCGTGGTCGCCGCCCCCTCCCACCGCTGGACCCGGCGCCGCAGGGAACTGACCGCCGCCGAACTGGCCGCCACCCCGCTGGTCCTGCGCGAACGCGGTTCCGGCACCCGCCAGGTCCTTGACGCCGCCCTGGCCGGGCACGGCGGCCTGGCCGACCCGCTGCTGGAACTCGCCTCCACCACCGCGGTCAAGGCGGCCGTGGTCAGCGAGGCCGCCGCCCCCACGGTGATCAGCGAACTCGCCGTGCGGGAGGAGCTGGCGGCCCGCCGCCTGGTGGAGATTCCGGTGGCCGGTCTGCGCCTGGTCCGCGATCTGCGGGCCGTCTGGCCGGCCGGCCACCGTCCGGCGGGCCCGGCCCGCGACCTGCTGGGGCTTACGCGGGCCGCCTAG
- a CDS encoding helical backbone metal receptor: MTRSGPTRRVVSLVPSLTEAVATGAPELLVGVTDWCSHPAGLEAVRIGGTKNPDTAAIAALAPDLVLANEEENRPADLAALRAAGLRVQVTEIRTLDQALRELERVLVRGCGLPRPDWLDVAGAAWRELPAAPWERTAVVPVWRRPWMVLGRDTFAGDLLARLGVRNLYAGHADRYPRIPLDELTARGADLVVLPDEPYRFTAEDGPEAFPGLPAALVSGRHLTWYGPSLVEAPQVLAAALAAAR; the protein is encoded by the coding sequence ATGACCCGAAGCGGCCCGACCCGGCGTGTGGTGTCCCTGGTGCCCTCCCTCACCGAGGCGGTGGCCACCGGTGCGCCCGAGCTGCTGGTGGGGGTCACCGACTGGTGCAGCCACCCGGCCGGCCTGGAGGCCGTCCGTATCGGCGGCACCAAGAACCCGGACACCGCGGCGATCGCCGCCCTCGCGCCCGACCTGGTGCTCGCCAACGAGGAGGAGAACCGCCCGGCCGACCTCGCCGCGCTGCGGGCCGCCGGGCTCCGGGTCCAGGTCACCGAGATCCGCACCCTCGACCAGGCGCTGCGCGAGCTGGAACGCGTACTGGTGCGCGGCTGCGGACTGCCGCGGCCCGACTGGCTGGACGTCGCCGGGGCCGCCTGGCGCGAGCTGCCCGCCGCACCGTGGGAGCGGACCGCGGTGGTGCCCGTCTGGCGGCGGCCCTGGATGGTGCTGGGCCGCGACACCTTCGCCGGGGATCTGCTCGCCCGGCTCGGCGTCCGCAATCTCTACGCCGGGCACGCCGACCGCTACCCCCGCATCCCCCTCGACGAACTCACCGCCCGCGGCGCCGACTTGGTGGTCCTGCCGGACGAGCCCTACCGCTTCACCGCCGAGGACGGGCCGGAGGCGTTCCCCGGGCTGCCCGCCGCACTGGTCAGCGGGCGCCATCTGACCTGGTACGGGCCGTCGTTGGTGGAGGCGCCGCAGGTGCTGGCGGCGGCGCTGGCCGCGGCCCGCTGA
- a CDS encoding aryl-sulfate sulfotransferase yields MTAVDHTTRRRRGTGLIALDEQAAHPGYTLYAPLTGGGEVLLIDLRGEVAHRWRLPHRPGRHARILPNGNLAYNATLPGQDALFPMWHKYRGGLMQEIDPEGTVLREFTDPLQHHDAHHYGDGRILYSALEPLTGERAAAVRGGVAGSEPDGGTVYADTLREVDAQGRLLWSWRAADHLDRAEYALHPHYSREHWPLINSVLPLADGNILASLRSVSAVVVISRASGEILWRTEPGLVSQQHHPTELPGGNLLVFDNGVFRPGCDVPYSRVIEVARPSGTVVWEYHDPAREAFFAPFMGSAQRLPNGNTLITDSPAGRLFEVTAQGLVCWEYVVPQFGSYHEPEVGALFPSLNNAVFRAYRYDAEQLPWLKRRV; encoded by the coding sequence ATGACCGCAGTCGATCACACCACACGCCGCCGCCGCGGCACCGGCCTGATCGCCCTCGACGAACAGGCCGCCCACCCCGGCTACACCCTCTACGCACCGCTGACCGGCGGCGGCGAGGTGCTGCTCATCGATCTGCGCGGCGAGGTGGCGCACCGCTGGCGGCTGCCGCACCGCCCCGGACGCCACGCCCGCATCCTGCCCAACGGCAACCTCGCCTACAACGCCACGCTCCCCGGCCAGGACGCGCTGTTCCCGATGTGGCACAAGTACCGCGGCGGGCTGATGCAGGAGATCGACCCGGAGGGAACCGTACTGCGGGAGTTCACCGATCCGCTCCAGCACCACGACGCACACCACTACGGGGACGGGCGGATCCTCTACAGCGCGCTGGAGCCGCTCACCGGCGAGCGCGCGGCGGCCGTACGCGGCGGCGTGGCGGGCTCCGAGCCGGACGGCGGCACGGTCTACGCCGACACCCTCCGCGAGGTCGACGCGCAGGGCCGGCTGCTGTGGTCCTGGCGGGCCGCCGACCACCTGGACCGCGCGGAGTACGCCCTGCATCCGCACTACTCCCGGGAACACTGGCCGCTGATCAACTCCGTCCTCCCGCTCGCCGACGGCAACATCCTGGCCAGCCTGCGCAGCGTCTCCGCGGTGGTCGTCATCAGCCGCGCGAGCGGGGAGATCCTGTGGCGTACGGAGCCGGGGCTGGTCTCCCAGCAGCACCACCCCACCGAACTGCCCGGCGGCAACCTCCTCGTCTTCGACAACGGCGTCTTCCGGCCCGGCTGCGATGTGCCGTACTCCCGGGTCATCGAGGTGGCACGGCCGTCGGGGACGGTGGTGTGGGAGTACCACGACCCGGCGCGCGAGGCGTTCTTCGCGCCCTTCATGGGCAGCGCCCAGCGGCTGCCCAACGGCAACACCCTGATCACCGACTCCCCCGCCGGGCGGCTCTTCGAGGTGACGGCGCAGGGGCTGGTGTGCTGGGAGTATGTCGTCCCGCAGTTCGGCAGCTACCACGAGCCCGAGGTCGGGGCGCTCTTTCCGTCGCTCAACAACGCCGTCTTCCGCGCCTACCGCTACGACGCCGAGCAACTGCCGTGGCTGAAGCGGCGGGTGTGA
- a CDS encoding DUF1876 domain-containing protein, whose protein sequence is MVKMQTAVGWHVELEFEEDHHRTRAAALLRLPDGNEVRAHGYASRHPADSDQPRVGEEVAGARALNEMAMKLLTKAHDEIDSASGRASYPLTH, encoded by the coding sequence ATGGTGAAGATGCAGACCGCTGTGGGATGGCATGTCGAGCTGGAATTCGAGGAGGACCATCACCGCACCCGGGCGGCCGCGCTGCTGCGGCTCCCCGACGGGAACGAGGTGCGCGCGCACGGCTATGCCAGCCGCCACCCCGCCGATTCGGACCAGCCCAGGGTCGGCGAGGAGGTCGCCGGGGCCCGGGCGCTCAACGAGATGGCGATGAAGCTGCTGACCAAGGCGCATGACGAGATCGACTCGGCATCGGGCCGGGCGTCGTATCCGCTCACGCACTGA
- a CDS encoding siderophore-interacting protein, which translates to MAAERLARKQPTLHRGRVVRTERLSPHMMRVVLGGDGLGNFAAGEYTDHYVKLVFPLPGVAYPEPFDMARIRADLPRDQWPRTRTYTVRTWDAAARELTLDFVVHGDEGLAGPWATAAKPGDEILFLGPGGAYAPAADADWHLLAGDESALPAIAAALARMPAGVPVHAFIEVGDPQEHQELTAPAGAEITWLYRGAAPVGRELLAAVRELSFPGGRVHAFVHGEAGFVKELRRLLRIDHGVPREDLSISGYWRTGHDEDGWQASKRDWNQRVEAEQETAGAGAGASAGAA; encoded by the coding sequence GTGGCAGCAGAACGTCTGGCCCGTAAACAGCCCACACTGCACCGCGGCCGCGTCGTGCGCACCGAGCGGCTGAGCCCGCACATGATGCGGGTGGTGCTGGGCGGTGACGGCCTGGGGAACTTCGCCGCAGGCGAGTACACCGACCACTACGTCAAGCTGGTCTTCCCGCTGCCCGGCGTCGCCTATCCGGAGCCGTTCGACATGGCCCGGATCCGCGCCGATCTGCCCCGCGACCAGTGGCCCCGGACGCGCACGTACACCGTGCGCACCTGGGACGCCGCGGCCCGCGAACTGACCCTCGACTTCGTGGTGCACGGCGACGAGGGGCTGGCCGGACCGTGGGCGACCGCGGCGAAGCCGGGCGACGAGATCCTCTTCCTCGGCCCCGGCGGCGCCTACGCCCCGGCGGCGGATGCCGACTGGCATCTGCTGGCGGGGGACGAGAGCGCCCTCCCGGCCATCGCGGCCGCCCTCGCGCGGATGCCCGCGGGCGTACCGGTGCACGCCTTCATCGAGGTCGGGGACCCGCAGGAGCACCAGGAGCTGACCGCCCCGGCGGGCGCCGAGATCACCTGGCTGTACCGCGGCGCCGCACCGGTCGGCCGTGAACTCCTCGCCGCCGTACGGGAGTTGAGCTTCCCCGGCGGCCGGGTCCACGCCTTCGTCCACGGCGAGGCCGGCTTCGTCAAGGAGCTGCGCCGACTGCTCCGCATCGACCACGGCGTCCCCCGCGAGGACCTCTCCATCTCCGGTTACTGGCGCACCGGCCATGACGAGGACGGCTGGCAGGCGTCCAAGCGCGACTGGAACCAGCGGGTGGAGGCGGAGCAGGAGACGGCGGGGGCCGGGGCGGGGGCTTCGGCGGGGGCTGCCTGA